The genomic stretch CAACGGGCATACGCTGCTTTCGAAGTACCCTGCCTGCGCCGAGGCGCTGGCCAAGCTGCGCATCAACCCCGGCAACGTCGGTGCGGGCAGCAAGCGCGATCCGCAGTTCGCTGCCATCGTCGAGATTGCGTGCAAGTACGACAAGCCGGTGCGTATCGGCGTCAACTGGGGCAGTCTCGACCAGTCGGTGCTGGCGCGGATCATGGACGAGAACGCGACGCGTGCCGAACCGCGCGACGCCGGCGCGGTCATGCGCGAGGCGCTCGTGGTGTCTGCGCTCGAATCTGCCGCCAAGGCCGAGGAGTATGGGCTGGCCGGGGATCGCATCATTCTGTCGGCCAAGGTGTCGAGCGTGCAGGACCTGATTGCGGTGTACCGTGACATGGCCGTCCGCTGCGACTATCCGCTGCACCTCGGGCTGACCGAGGCCGGCATGGGGAGCAAGGGCATCGTCGGCTCCACTGCCGCGCTGGCCGTGCTGCTGCAGGAAGGTATTGGTGACACCATCCGCATCTCGCTCACACCCGAGCCCGGCGGCAGCCGCACTCAGGAAGTCGTGGTGGCTCAGGAGATCCTGCAGACCATGGGCCTGCGTGCCTTTACGCCGATGGTCACGGCCTGTCCCGGCTGCGGACGCACGACCAGCACCTTCTTCCAGGAGCTGGCATCGGGCATTCAGAACTACGTGCGCGAGCAGATGCCGACCTGGCGTGACCAGTACGACGGCGTCGAGAACATGACCCTTGCGGTGATGGGCTGCGTAGTCAATGGTCCGGGCGAGAGCAAGCATGCCAACATCGGCATCTCGCTGCCCGGTACCGGTGAAACGCCGGCTGCCCCGGTCTTTGTTGACGGGCAGAAGACGGTCACCCTGCGTGGCGACAATATCGCTGCCGAATTCAAGGCGATCGTGGACGATTACGTCTCCACCCGCTATACCCGCAAGGCCGGTTGAACACCGGCCCCGACAAGAACAAGACAACGACAAGCAGAATCATCAATGAGTCAGACCTTGCAGGCCGTACGCGGGATGAACGACATCCTGCCCGACGAGGCCGAAATCTGGGAAAACTTCGAAGACATCGTGCGCGACTGGTTGCGCAGCTACGGCTACCGCCCGATCCGCATGCCGATCGTCGAGCCGACGCCGCTGTTCAAGCGCGCGATCGGCGAGGTGACCGATATCGTCGAGAAGGAAATGTATTCGTTCGAGGACGCGCTCAATGGTGAGCACCTGACGCTGCGCCCCGAGGGCACCGCATCGTGCGTGCGCGCTGCGATCCAGCACAACCTGGTGGCTGCCGGCGGACCGCAGCGCCTGTACTACCACGGCCCGATGTTCCGTCACGAACGTCCGCAGAAAGGGCGTTACCGGCAGTTCCACCAGATCGGTATCGAGGCACTGGGCTTCGCCGGTCCGGATATTGATGCCGAGCACATCATCATGTGCGCCCGGTTGTGGGACGACCTCGGGCTGGAAGACGTCAGCCTCGAGATCAACTCGCTGGGCTCGGCCGAAGAGCGGGCCCTGCACCGTGCGGCGCTGATCACTTACCTCGAGCAGCATCAGGATCGCCTGGACGAGGATGGCAAGCGCCGCCTGTACTCCAATCCGCTGCGTATCCTCGATACGAAGAATCCCGACCTGCAAGATATCGTCGAGGCCGCGCCGAAGCTGGCAGATTATCTCGGCGACGAGTCGCGCGAGCACTTCGACGCCGTGCAGGTGCTGCTCAAGGATGCCGGTATTCCGTACCGGATCAATCATCGGCTGGTACGGGGCTTGGATTACTACAATCGCACCGTGTTCGAGTGGGTCACCACCCGACTGGGCGCGCAGGGCACCATTTGTGCCGGCGGCCGCTACGACGGACTGGTCAGCCAGCTTGGGGGGAAACCCCAGCCTGCGGCCGGTTTCGCCATGGGGGTCGAGCGCCTGCTCGCCTTGTGGAAGGAATGTGGCGGCGAGGCCGAGCGCGTGGTGCCCGACGTCTATGTCGTGCACATGGGCGACGCAGCCCGGCGCCTGGCTTTCCGGGCTGCAGAGGCGCTGCGTGGTCACGGCTTTGCGGCGACGCTGCACTGCGGCGGTGGCAGTTTCAAGTCGCAGATGAAGAAGGCCGATGGCAGTGGTGCTGCGATTGCACTCGTGATCGGCGAGGACGAAGCTGCGGCGGGTGAAGTGGGTGTGAAGCCCTTGCGCGGACACGGCGCGCAGCAGCGCGTAGCACTGGACCTGCTGGCTGAAACAGTGGCAGAGGTCCTGTTTAACGAAGATGGCGACGAAGGGGCTGACAATGGCAGTGTATGACCTGGAAGAGCAGGAACAGATTTCCGAACTGAAGGCCTGGTGGGCGCAGTACGGCAAGCTGGTAACGACGATTGCGGTGGTGGCTGCGCTGGCGTCGGTCGGCTGGCAGGCCTGGCAGTGGTATTCCAACAAGACTGCGGCCGAGGCCGGAGCCGTCTATTACAGCCTGCAGCAGGCTGCGGCCGAGCAGGATGCGCAGAAGGCACGTGATGCCGCCGGGCGTCTGATCGGCGACTATGGCAGCACCGCCTACGCGCAGCTCGGTGCCTTGCTCTCTGCCTCGGTGCAGTTTGCCAAGGGCGATCTGGACAATGCCCGATCGCAGCTCGAGTGGGCAGCGGACGAAGGCAAGGACCCCGCATTGCGCGAGCTGGCGCGTCTGCGCCTCGCAGCCGTGCTGTTGCAGCAGGACGCGGCCGACAAGGCCCTGGCGCGCCTGCAGCCGGTTCCCGACAGTGCATACAAGGCCCGTTTCGAAGATCTCCGCGGTGACGCGCTTGCAGCACAGGGCAAGCCGGCCGAGGCCCGCGTCGCCTATCAGGCCGCGATCGATGCGCTGGCCTCCGCTGGTGAAGAGGCGGTGACCCTGCGCGAGGTGGTGCGCATCAAACTTGAATCGCTGGAAGGTTGAGCCATGAAATTTTCATCCCTGCGCACCTTGCCGCTGTTGGGCGCATTTGCGTTGCTGGCCGGTTGTTCTTCGCTGAATCCGTTTGCAAGCAGCGCGCCCAAGCCCGCAGAACTCGTTGACTTCAAGCCGACCGCCGGCCTGCGTGTCGTCTGGCAGGCGAGCATTGGCGAGTCCGGTCCCTATGTGTTCCATCCAGCCGTCGTGGGCGACAGCGTCTATGCAGCCGCCACCGACGGTGATGTTGCCCGCTTCGAGGCGGGGCGGGCAGTGTGGCGTGCAGATGCCGACACCGACCTGTCTGCTGGCGTCGGCAGCGACGGCAAGCTTGCCGTCGTGGTGACGGTTTCGGGCGTGGCAATTGCCTACGATGCGACCAATGGTTCGGAGCGCTGGCGCGCACCGATTGGTGCCGAAGTTCTGGCGCCGCCCGCGGTAAATGACGATGTGGTGGTGTTGCGCGGTTCCGATCATCGCCTGATCGCCCTCAATGCGCGTGACGGCAGCAAGCGCTGGGTCTATCAGCGCAACAACCCCCCACTTGCTCTGCGCTCCTACGCAGGCGTGGTGCTTGAGGGCGGCGTGGCGCTCGCCGGCTTCCCGGGCGGCAAGATGGTGGCGGTTAATCTCTCCAATGGTGGCGCGCTGTGGGAGCTGAGCGTGGCATCACCGCGTGGCGCAACCGAGCTCGAGCGGGTTGCGGACGTGGCTGGAACGCCGGTCATCGGCCGGCGTGAAGTGTGCGCAGTAACCTATCAGGGGCGGGCCGCCTGCTTTGACGGCAGCAACGGCAACGCCCTGTGGTCGCGTGAGTTCTCCAGCAGCGTCGGCATGGATCGCGATGCCCGCTTCGCGATCATTACGGATGACCACGATGCGGTGAATGCGCTTGATGTCTATAGTGGTGCAAGCATGTGGAAGCAGGATGCGCTGCTTCGGCGGGCGGTGTCGCGCCCCCTCATCGTCGGCGACTATGTCGTAGTCGGCGATGGCCAAGGATATATCCATCTGCTCAGTCGTGAGGACGGTGCCTTCGTGGCCCGTGATCGCGCCGACAGCAGCCCGGTGGTCGCCGATCTGCGACTGCTGGGCAGTGGTTTTGTGGTTCAGACGCGCGATGGCGATGTTGTCGCCTATGACGTGCGTTAAGTCGGAATACGCTCAGTGAAACCTACCATCGTCCTCGTCGGCCGTCCCAATGTGGGCAAGTCGACCCTGTTCAACCGGCTGACCCGCACGCGTGATGCGCTGGTGGCCGATCAGCCCGGCCTCACCCGCGATCGCCACTACGGCATCGGGCGCGTCGGCGATCGTGACTACCTCGTCGTGGATACGGCCGGTTTCGACCCGGTCGCCAAGGACGGCATCATGCACGAGATGGCACGGCAGGCCGAGCAGGCAATCGCCGAGGCCGACGTGCTCCTGTTTCTGGTGGACGGTCGCGCAGGGCGTACGCCTCACGACGAGCAGATCGCGGCGCGCCTGCGCCGCTCCGGGCGTCCGGTGCACCTCGTGGTCAACAAGGCCGAAGGGCTGGAGCGTTCGCTCGCGTCGGCTGATTTTCACGCGCTCGGCTTCGGTGCGCCCTTGCCGGTGTCCGCGGCCCATGGCGATGGCATCAAGCAGCTCATCGACCTCGTGCTCGCGCCCTTTCCGCTCGACGATGAGCCTCAGTCGAGCGAGGACAGTGGACCGGCGGTCGCCATCGTCGGCCGCCCCAATGTCGGCAAATCCACGCTGGTCAATACGCTGATCGGTGAAGAGCGTGTGATCGCGTTCGACCTGCCCGGTACCACACGTGATGCCATCTCGATCCCGTTCGAACGCGGTGGCAAGAACTACACCCTGATCGATACCGCAGGTCTGCGCCGCCGTGGCCGCGTGTTCGAGGCGGTGGAAAAGTTCTCGGTGATCAAGACCTTGCAGGCCATCCAGGAGGCGAACGTCGCCGTGCTGGTGCTGGATGCATCGCTGGATATCTCGGATCAGGACGCGCATATCGCCGGCTTCGTGCTGGAAGCCGGACGTGCCCTCGTGGTTGCGATCAACAAGTGGGACGCAGTCGACGATTATCAGCGCGACCAGCTCAAGCAGGAGATCACGCGCAAGCTGGGCTTCCTGTCGTTCGCCCGGTTCCACCAGATCTCTGCGCTCAGGTCCGATGGCGTGGGCGCGCTGCTGAAGTCGGTCGATGCGGCCTATGCCGCGGCGATGTCCAACCTGTCCACGCCGCAGCTGACCAGAATCATGCAGGCTGCAATTGCCAAGCAGGCGCCGCCGCGACATGGTACTTCGCGGCCCAAGTTGCGCTATGCCCACCAGGGCGGCATGAACCCGCCGATCATCGTGATCCACGGAAATTCGCTGGAGAATCTGCCGACGTCCTATGTGCGCTACCTTGAGCGCGCCTTCATGGAGGCATTCAAGCTGCAGGGTACCCCCTTGCGTATCCAGTTCCGTACTGCGCACAATCCGTATGCGACCAAGGCCTGATTGGCGAAATCCTTGTATCCACACGTGGATTTGGTCGCATACTGTCATGTGGCGGTGCAGCAATAAATCCTATACATTCTTATAAACACAAAATAACGAGGTTCCACAATGAGTAATAAAGGGCAACTTCTACAAGACCCGTTCCTGAACACCCTGCGCCGTGAGCATGTCCCGGTTTCGATCTATCTCGTGAACGGCATCAAGCTGCAGGGCCAGATCGAATCCTTCGACCAGTACGTTGTCCTGCTCAAGAATACCGTCACGCAGATGGTCTACAAGCACGCCATCTCCACCGTCGTACCTGCCCGTCCGGTGACCATTCAGCAGCAGGAGCCGGGCGAGGGCGCCAACTGATTTCCCTTTTGTTTTTGCTGAAGGGCCTGAAACTGTCCGCAGGGGTTGCGCAAGATGTTTGAGCGCCCCGGCAGCGGCGAACGGGCCGTTCTCGTTCAACTCGACCTGCGCCAGGGGGCGTTTGACGAGCGACTGTCCGAGCTGAAGCTGCTGGCCATGAGTGCCGGCGCCAGCGTGGAGGCGGTCGTGACCGGTCGCCGTGCGGCACCGGATCCGGCGCTGTTTGCCGGGCGCGGCAAGGTCGAGGAGATCGCCGAGGCGCTGCGCGCGAACGAGGCGGATCTCGTCATCTTCAATCACGCCCTGTCGCCTGGTCAGCAAAGAAACCTCGAGCGTGTGCTGCAGCATCGCGTCGTCGATCGCACTGCGCTGATCCTCGACATATTTGCCATGCGTGCGCGCAGTCACGAAGGCAAGCTGCAGGTCGAGCTCGCGCAACTCAGCCACCTTGCGACCCGTCTGGTGCGAGGCTGGACCCACCTTGAGCGGCAGAAGGGCGGTATCGGATTGCGCGGACCGGGGGAGACTCAGCTCGAAACCGACCGTCGCCTGCTCGGCACCCGCGTGAAAATGCTCAAGCTGCGCCTGAAGCAGATCGAGAAGCAGCGCCGCACCCGTCGTCGTGCGCGCGATCGCAGGGATGTGCTGTCGGTGTCCCTGGTGGGGTACACGAACGCGGGAAAATCCACGCTTTTCAATGCATTGACCAAGGCCGGCGGCTATGCCGCAGACCAGCTTTTTGCCACGCTCGACACCACTTCGCGCAGACTTTTTGTCGGTACGGGGAACGTCGTGCTGTCGGATACGGTCGGATTCATCCGTGACCTGCCGCATGCGCTTGTTGCTGCGTTCAAGGCAACGCTCGAGGAAACGGCCCAGGCAGATCTTCTGCTTCATGTGGTCGATTCGGCGAGCGAAGACCGTGACGCACAGATTGCGGCAGTAAACGACGTGCTGTCGGAGATCGGCGCTGCTGAAGTGCCGCAGATTCTGGTGTGGAACAAGATCGACCTGACCCACGCCGGGGCGGCAGTCGAGCGGGATGACTGTGATAGAATCAGGCGTTTTTTTTTGAGCGCGAGAACCGGCGAAGGGCTGGATCTGATTCGCGCTGCGCTGGCCGAGGCCGCGCAAGAGGCAGTTGCACCCGAACTAGAACAGCAAGCTGACTCCGTCAATAACTTTCCATTGCAACAGTGATAACAGGCATTCTCATGTCACTCAACGATCCACGCTGGGGTAACCGCGGAAACGACGGTGATCGCGGCGAAGGCAATCGCGGCGGTAACCAGGGACCTCCTGATCTAGAGGAAGTCTGGCGCGATTTCAATCAACGTCTTTCCGGCATGTTCGGCGGCAAACGCAACGGGCGCAATAATGGCTCGGGCGGTGGCGGCGACGGCGGCGGTGATGGCCCTCAGCTCCCAAGTTTTTCATTCAAGCAGTTCGGTGGCGGCATCGGTGCCTTGTTGGCGCTGGTCGTGGTCGTATGGCTTGCGAGCGGCTTCTACACTGTCGATGCCAACCAGCGCGGCGTGGTCCTGCGTCTGGGCAAGTTCACGGAAACCACCGAGCCTGGACTGCGCTGGCGTTTGCCGGCACCGATCGAGACTCACGAGATCGTCGACTTGACGGGTGTGCGTACGGTGGAAGTCGGTTATCGCGGCTCTGAACGTAACAAGGCACTGCGCGAAGCACTGATGCTGACCGATGACGAAAACATCATCAGCATTCAGTTCGCGGTCCAGTACGTGCTCAAGAGTCCCGAGAACTACGTCTTCAATAACCGGTTCCCGGACGAGGCCGTTGCGCAGGTCGCGGAAACCGGCATGCGCGAGATCGTCGGCAAGAGCCGCATGGACTTCGTGCTGTACGAGGGACGTGAAGAGATCGCTGCGACGGCCCAGGAACTGATGCAGGGCATTCTCGATCGCTACGAGACCGGCATTCAGATCAGCCGTGTGACGATGCAGAACGCCCAGCCGCCCGAGCAGGTTCAGGCTTCGTTCGACGATGCCGTCAAGGCCGGTCAGGACCGCGAGCGGCAGAAGAACGAAGGTGAGGCCTACGCCAACGACGTGATTCCGCGTGCCCGTGGTACTGCTTCGCGCTTGCTTGAAGAGGCGGATGCCTACCGCGAGCGTGTGATCGCAAATGCCGAGGGTGAGGCGAGTCGCTTTGATCAGGTGTTTACCGAGTTCAAGCGTGCGCCCGAAGTGACGCGTGAGCGCATGTACCTCGAAACGATGCAGCAGGTGCTGGCCAGTACCAGCAAGGTCATGATCGATGCCAAGGGCAACGGGAACATGCTGTTCCTGCCGCTGGACAAGATCATGCAGCAGGCAGGCAATGCCGTGCCTGCTGTTGTGAATGACCCGCAGGTGACCCTGCCTGCAGCAACCAATGCACCGGCCGGCAGCCTGGACCCGCGTAGTCGCGACCTGCTGCGCAGCCGTGAGCGGGGAGAGCGTTGATGCGTGACAAGATGTCTCTGATTGGCGGCGTGCTGCTGTTTGTGGCAGCCGTTGCCTCGATGTCGCTCTTTACGGTCGATCAGCGTCAGTTCGCGATCGTTTTTCAGCTTGGTGAAGTGAAGGACGTCATCAGCGAGCCTGGCCTGAACGTGAAGTTGCCGCTGATCCAGAACGTGCGTTACTTCGACAAGCGCATCCTGACCATGGATACGCCCGAGCCCGAGCGTTTCATTACGTCCGAGAAGAAGAACGTGCTGGTCGATCACTTCGTGAAGTGGCGCATCATCGATCCGCGGCTCTATTACGAGTCGGTGGCGGGCGACGAAGCACGTGCCCGCATTCGACTGACACAGACCGTCAATGCCGGCCTGCGTGAAGAGTTCGGTAAGCGCACGGTGCACGACGTGGTGTCCGGTGCGCGTGACCAGATCATGGAAGACATGCGGGCCAAGGCTGACCAGGATGCGCGCAAGATCGGCGCCCAGATCATCGACGTGCGTCTGAAGCGGGTCGATCTGCCGTCGGAAGTGTCTGAGTCGGTGTATCGCCGGATGGAAGCGGAGCGGAAGCGGGTCGCCAACGAACTGCGTTCGCAGGGTGCAGCCGAAGCCGAGAAGATCCGTGCAGATGCAGACCGTCAGCGTGAGGTGATCATCGCCGAAGCCTATCGTGATGCACAGCGAACCAAGGGTGCGGGTGACGCCAAGGCGACGGCCATCTATGCCGAAGCCTTTGGTCAGAGTCCGGAGTTCTACTCCTTCTACCGCAGTCTGGAGGCCTACCGCGCCAGCTTCTCGGGCAAGGATGACGTGATGGTTGTCGATCCGAGTTCGGATTTCTTCAAGTTCATGAAGAACTCCAAGGGGACCGGGCGGAACTGATCTCCAATGGGTGCTACCCTGCTGACGGCCTTCGCGCTGATGTTGATCATCGAAGGCATCGTCCCTTTCGTCGCGCCAGCTACCTGGCGCGAAACCTTTTTACGTCTCGCCCGCATGGCTGACGGTCAGATCCGCTTTTTCGGTCTGTCGTCGATGCTGGCGGGGCTGATCCTGTTGTACGTCTTTGGTTGAGCCTTTCATGCGCTGGGTATTGCCCGATCACATACAGGACGCTTTGCCGTCCGAAGCCGACAAGCTAGAGGGCCTGCGCCGCAAGCTGCTCGACGCTTTCCGCGTGCGCGGTTACCAGCAGGTCATGCCGCCGCTGCTTGAGTATCTCGATTCGCTTACCACCGGCGCCGGTCGTGACCTGCGTCTGCGAACCTATCAACTGGTCGATCAATTGTCGGGCAGAACGATGGGGGTGCGTGCGGACATGACGCCTCAGGTTACGCGTATCGACTCCCATCTGCTCAATCGCCAGGGGGTGACGCGCCTGTGTTACTGCGGCAGCGTGCTGCACACCTTGCCGTCGACGCTGACCGCGACCCGCGAGCCGCTGCAGCTCGGCGCCGAGCTATACGGTCACGCCGGAATCGAAGCCGACATCGAGGTGTTGCGCCTGCTGGCCGAGGTGATGCGCCTGGCGGATGTGCCTGCGACGCGCATCGATATTGGACATGTAGGCCTGTTCCATGCGCTTGCAGGGCGTGCCGGACTGGTGCCGGGGCGTGAGGAGATGCTGTTCGATCTTCTGCAGAGCAAGGACGTCCCCGGGTTGCGCGAGATGCTGGTCGATGTTGCCGAGCCGGTTCGTAGCGCACTGCTGATGCTGCCCGAGCTCTACGGCGGGCCGGAAGTGATTGAGCTGGCTGCTACGCGTCTGCCCAAGGACGCAGAGATTGCTGCCGCGCTCGACGATCTGCGTCAGCTGGCCGTTGCGCTAGCCGATCTGCCGATCAGTTTCGATCTGGCCGATTTGCGTGGCTATCATTACCACAGCGGTGTCGTGTTCGCGGCCTACGGTGGTGGTTCGCCTGCAGCGCTGGCGCTGGGCGGGCGGTATGACCGTGTGGCGGAAGCCTTCGGGCGC from Parazoarcus communis encodes the following:
- the ispG gene encoding flavodoxin-dependent (E)-4-hydroxy-3-methylbut-2-enyl-diphosphate synthase: MTQSSLISAPSPRRNTRLVRIGQVAVGAGAPVVVQSMTNTDTADILGTAMQVAELARAGSEMVRITVNNEEAARAVPHIRDRLLALNMDVPLVGDFHYNGHTLLSKYPACAEALAKLRINPGNVGAGSKRDPQFAAIVEIACKYDKPVRIGVNWGSLDQSVLARIMDENATRAEPRDAGAVMREALVVSALESAAKAEEYGLAGDRIILSAKVSSVQDLIAVYRDMAVRCDYPLHLGLTEAGMGSKGIVGSTAALAVLLQEGIGDTIRISLTPEPGGSRTQEVVVAQEILQTMGLRAFTPMVTACPGCGRTTSTFFQELASGIQNYVREQMPTWRDQYDGVENMTLAVMGCVVNGPGESKHANIGISLPGTGETPAAPVFVDGQKTVTLRGDNIAAEFKAIVDDYVSTRYTRKAG
- the hisS gene encoding histidine--tRNA ligase gives rise to the protein MSQTLQAVRGMNDILPDEAEIWENFEDIVRDWLRSYGYRPIRMPIVEPTPLFKRAIGEVTDIVEKEMYSFEDALNGEHLTLRPEGTASCVRAAIQHNLVAAGGPQRLYYHGPMFRHERPQKGRYRQFHQIGIEALGFAGPDIDAEHIIMCARLWDDLGLEDVSLEINSLGSAEERALHRAALITYLEQHQDRLDEDGKRRLYSNPLRILDTKNPDLQDIVEAAPKLADYLGDESREHFDAVQVLLKDAGIPYRINHRLVRGLDYYNRTVFEWVTTRLGAQGTICAGGRYDGLVSQLGGKPQPAAGFAMGVERLLALWKECGGEAERVVPDVYVVHMGDAARRLAFRAAEALRGHGFAATLHCGGGSFKSQMKKADGSGAAIALVIGEDEAAAGEVGVKPLRGHGAQQRVALDLLAETVAEVLFNEDGDEGADNGSV
- a CDS encoding YfgM family protein, whose product is MAVYDLEEQEQISELKAWWAQYGKLVTTIAVVAALASVGWQAWQWYSNKTAAEAGAVYYSLQQAAAEQDAQKARDAAGRLIGDYGSTAYAQLGALLSASVQFAKGDLDNARSQLEWAADEGKDPALRELARLRLAAVLLQQDAADKALARLQPVPDSAYKARFEDLRGDALAAQGKPAEARVAYQAAIDALASAGEEAVTLREVVRIKLESLEG
- the bamB gene encoding outer membrane protein assembly factor BamB translates to MKFSSLRTLPLLGAFALLAGCSSLNPFASSAPKPAELVDFKPTAGLRVVWQASIGESGPYVFHPAVVGDSVYAAATDGDVARFEAGRAVWRADADTDLSAGVGSDGKLAVVVTVSGVAIAYDATNGSERWRAPIGAEVLAPPAVNDDVVVLRGSDHRLIALNARDGSKRWVYQRNNPPLALRSYAGVVLEGGVALAGFPGGKMVAVNLSNGGALWELSVASPRGATELERVADVAGTPVIGRREVCAVTYQGRAACFDGSNGNALWSREFSSSVGMDRDARFAIITDDHDAVNALDVYSGASMWKQDALLRRAVSRPLIVGDYVVVGDGQGYIHLLSREDGAFVARDRADSSPVVADLRLLGSGFVVQTRDGDVVAYDVR
- the der gene encoding ribosome biogenesis GTPase Der; amino-acid sequence: MKPTIVLVGRPNVGKSTLFNRLTRTRDALVADQPGLTRDRHYGIGRVGDRDYLVVDTAGFDPVAKDGIMHEMARQAEQAIAEADVLLFLVDGRAGRTPHDEQIAARLRRSGRPVHLVVNKAEGLERSLASADFHALGFGAPLPVSAAHGDGIKQLIDLVLAPFPLDDEPQSSEDSGPAVAIVGRPNVGKSTLVNTLIGEERVIAFDLPGTTRDAISIPFERGGKNYTLIDTAGLRRRGRVFEAVEKFSVIKTLQAIQEANVAVLVLDASLDISDQDAHIAGFVLEAGRALVVAINKWDAVDDYQRDQLKQEITRKLGFLSFARFHQISALRSDGVGALLKSVDAAYAAAMSNLSTPQLTRIMQAAIAKQAPPRHGTSRPKLRYAHQGGMNPPIIVIHGNSLENLPTSYVRYLERAFMEAFKLQGTPLRIQFRTAHNPYATKA
- the hfq gene encoding RNA chaperone Hfq, with product MSNKGQLLQDPFLNTLRREHVPVSIYLVNGIKLQGQIESFDQYVVLLKNTVTQMVYKHAISTVVPARPVTIQQQEPGEGAN
- the hflX gene encoding ribosome rescue GTPase HflX; the encoded protein is MFERPGSGERAVLVQLDLRQGAFDERLSELKLLAMSAGASVEAVVTGRRAAPDPALFAGRGKVEEIAEALRANEADLVIFNHALSPGQQRNLERVLQHRVVDRTALILDIFAMRARSHEGKLQVELAQLSHLATRLVRGWTHLERQKGGIGLRGPGETQLETDRRLLGTRVKMLKLRLKQIEKQRRTRRRARDRRDVLSVSLVGYTNAGKSTLFNALTKAGGYAADQLFATLDTTSRRLFVGTGNVVLSDTVGFIRDLPHALVAAFKATLEETAQADLLLHVVDSASEDRDAQIAAVNDVLSEIGAAEVPQILVWNKIDLTHAGAAVERDDCDRIRRFFLSARTGEGLDLIRAALAEAAQEAVAPELEQQADSVNNFPLQQ
- the hflK gene encoding FtsH protease activity modulator HflK; translated protein: MSLNDPRWGNRGNDGDRGEGNRGGNQGPPDLEEVWRDFNQRLSGMFGGKRNGRNNGSGGGGDGGGDGPQLPSFSFKQFGGGIGALLALVVVVWLASGFYTVDANQRGVVLRLGKFTETTEPGLRWRLPAPIETHEIVDLTGVRTVEVGYRGSERNKALREALMLTDDENIISIQFAVQYVLKSPENYVFNNRFPDEAVAQVAETGMREIVGKSRMDFVLYEGREEIAATAQELMQGILDRYETGIQISRVTMQNAQPPEQVQASFDDAVKAGQDRERQKNEGEAYANDVIPRARGTASRLLEEADAYRERVIANAEGEASRFDQVFTEFKRAPEVTRERMYLETMQQVLASTSKVMIDAKGNGNMLFLPLDKIMQQAGNAVPAVVNDPQVTLPAATNAPAGSLDPRSRDLLRSRERGER
- the hflC gene encoding protease modulator HflC, which gives rise to MRDKMSLIGGVLLFVAAVASMSLFTVDQRQFAIVFQLGEVKDVISEPGLNVKLPLIQNVRYFDKRILTMDTPEPERFITSEKKNVLVDHFVKWRIIDPRLYYESVAGDEARARIRLTQTVNAGLREEFGKRTVHDVVSGARDQIMEDMRAKADQDARKIGAQIIDVRLKRVDLPSEVSESVYRRMEAERKRVANELRSQGAAEAEKIRADADRQREVIIAEAYRDAQRTKGAGDAKATAIYAEAFGQSPEFYSFYRSLEAYRASFSGKDDVMVVDPSSDFFKFMKNSKGTGRN
- a CDS encoding DUF2065 domain-containing protein, translating into MGATLLTAFALMLIIEGIVPFVAPATWRETFLRLARMADGQIRFFGLSSMLAGLILLYVFG
- a CDS encoding ATP phosphoribosyltransferase regulatory subunit; this translates as MRWVLPDHIQDALPSEADKLEGLRRKLLDAFRVRGYQQVMPPLLEYLDSLTTGAGRDLRLRTYQLVDQLSGRTMGVRADMTPQVTRIDSHLLNRQGVTRLCYCGSVLHTLPSTLTATREPLQLGAELYGHAGIEADIEVLRLLAEVMRLADVPATRIDIGHVGLFHALAGRAGLVPGREEMLFDLLQSKDVPGLREMLVDVAEPVRSALLMLPELYGGPEVIELAATRLPKDAEIAAALDDLRQLAVALADLPISFDLADLRGYHYHSGVVFAAYGGGSPAALALGGRYDRVAEAFGRARPATGFSLDLRELALRLPDPDAIGAILAPHAQDAALLTEIAVLREQGEIVVTTLPGHDGTWNEAGCDRQLVMRGGRWTVEPLQGE